One stretch of Vulpes lagopus strain Blue_001 chromosome 12, ASM1834538v1, whole genome shotgun sequence DNA includes these proteins:
- the LOC121472556 gene encoding translation initiation factor IF-2-like, producing MRISASVTARDPRCPAAGFGGRLPAPGQPGGRRPGPGAGQPRAPQPRAPRPAPRSPSPAAAAGREVPPSRHSVPGAVGLRSRGGHCPRAPRRQGALGAGGEVTRETQLFPVCSLSRCLLPSAGNVIRDPRVGTPPPGMWLRALPSPPCRIPGGGRPGTSRGRLSGGERRFAESAFLQAVLKLITTGSQASWGPESAEQEGNKGHRTVKEEEDNLKAKIHTSKDRSEKNKAWYAWSAIVCTERHRLQSKVPAEPFPVIQ from the exons atgcgCATTTCTGCGTCTGTTACTGCTCGCGATCCTCGGTGCCCGGCGGCGGGCTTCGGCGGCCGCCTCCCTGCCCCGGGGCAGCCGGGGGGTCGCCGGCCGGGCCCGGGAGCCgggcagccccgcgccccgcagccccgcgccccgcgccccgcgccccgcagccccagccccgccgccgccgcgggccgAGAGGTGCCTCCGTCCCGACACAGCGTTCCGGGGGCCGTCGGGCTCCGGAGCCGGGGCGGACACTGTCCCCGAGCCCCCCGGCGACAAGGCGCGCTCGGGGCTGGGGGAGAAGTAACCCGCGAGACGCAACTTTTCCCCGTCTGCTCCCTCTCCCGCTGTCTCCTCCCCTCGGCCGGTAACGTGATCCGAGACCCTCGAGTGGGGACCCCTCCCCCAGGAATGTGGCTGCGGGCGCTGCCGAGCCCACCCTGTCGCATCCCGGGCGGAGGGCGGCCTGGGACTTCCCGGGGCAG GCTCTCCGGTGGTGAGCGACGCTTTGCTGAGTCTGCATTTCTGCAGGCGGTCCTCAAACTGATCACGACAGGAAGCCAGGCTTCCTGGGGTCCTGAATcagcagagcaggaaggaaaCAAAGGCCACAGAACCgtcaaagaggaagaagacaacTTGAAGGCAAAAATCCATACCTCTAAGGATAGGTCAGAGAAGAATAAAGCATGGTACGCCTGGAGTGCCATCGTCtgcacagagaggcacagactcCAGAGCAAGGTTCCAGCAGAGCCCTTTCCTGTGATCCAATGA